Proteins encoded within one genomic window of Sphingomonas sp. NBWT7:
- a CDS encoding carbon-nitrogen hydrolase family protein, protein MTSGIDPAANADVIVRAIDEAAQGGAAMLFTPEMSGLLDRDRVRAARSIVAEEDDRVLAAVRDAAARTGIWVHIGSLAVRRADGRLANRGFLIDGSGSIRARYDKIHLFDVDLPTGESWRESAAYAGGEAAVVVDTPLGRLGLTICYDLRFPDLFRSLSDAGATILTVPAAFTRPTGAAHWHILLRARAIEAACFVIAAAQTGAHADGRATFGHSLAVDPWGEVVADLGETAGLAFVPIDRERIGEVRARIPVLDHRRAIPPVTLAAGMPQ, encoded by the coding sequence ATGACGAGCGGGATCGATCCGGCGGCGAACGCCGATGTGATCGTGCGCGCGATCGACGAGGCGGCTCAGGGCGGGGCGGCGATGCTATTCACGCCGGAGATGTCGGGCCTGCTCGATCGTGATCGTGTACGGGCGGCGCGGTCGATCGTCGCCGAGGAGGATGATCGTGTGCTCGCGGCGGTACGCGATGCTGCGGCACGGACGGGGATATGGGTGCATATCGGCAGCCTGGCTGTCCGGCGAGCCGACGGCCGGTTGGCGAACCGCGGCTTCTTGATCGACGGCAGCGGCTCGATTCGAGCACGGTACGACAAGATCCACCTGTTCGACGTCGATCTGCCGACTGGCGAGAGCTGGCGCGAGTCTGCGGCCTATGCAGGCGGCGAGGCGGCCGTGGTGGTCGATACGCCGCTCGGCCGGCTAGGGCTGACGATCTGCTACGATCTGCGCTTCCCTGACCTGTTCCGGTCGCTGAGCGACGCCGGCGCGACGATCCTGACGGTGCCGGCCGCCTTTACCCGACCGACTGGCGCTGCGCACTGGCACATCCTGCTGCGTGCGCGGGCGATCGAGGCGGCGTGTTTCGTGATCGCGGCGGCCCAGACAGGCGCGCACGCCGATGGCCGGGCGACCTTCGGCCATTCGCTGGCGGTCGATCCTTGGGGCGAGGTCGTGGCGGATCTCGGCGAGACGGCGGGCCTGGCGTTTGTGCCGATCGATCGCGAGCGGATTGGCGAGGTTCGCGCCCGGATCCCGGTACTCGATCATCGCCGGGCGATCCCGCCGGTGACGCTGGCGGCGGGCATGCCGCAATGA
- the grxC gene encoding glutaredoxin 3, whose product MAQVEIYTKAWCPYCTRAMQLLSAKGVEPAEYDITMGGPKRAEMIDRAGGRTTVPQIFIDGKHIGGSDDLAALERTGGLDPLLAAT is encoded by the coding sequence ATGGCGCAGGTCGAAATCTATACCAAGGCGTGGTGCCCCTACTGCACCCGCGCGATGCAGCTTTTGTCGGCGAAGGGCGTCGAGCCCGCCGAGTACGACATCACGATGGGCGGGCCGAAGCGCGCCGAGATGATCGATCGTGCCGGCGGACGCACCACGGTGCCGCAGATCTTCATCGACGGAAAGCATATCGGCGGATCGGATGATCTCGCCGCACTGGAGCGCACCGGCGGGCTGGACCCGCTTCTCGCAGCGACGTGA
- a CDS encoding double zinc ribbon domain-containing protein gives MALNIAEPLLSLALPPRCPGCGAVTDRPHRFCSACWSSLQFLTPPWCAACHTPFAFDRGADARCGDCLTAPPRHAGLDAAVAYGAVARTVALRLKYAGRAAFAETAARLMLRHLPADAELIVPVPLHRWRLWSRGYNQAGLIATALSRLSGVPADNGALVRRHATPVLRGLGRAGRRRAVSGAFAIAQGATLRGRRIVLVDDVHTSGATSDACVRALLAAGAARVNVLCWARVLDPTAAD, from the coding sequence ATGGCGTTGAACATCGCCGAACCGCTGCTGTCGCTTGCGCTGCCGCCGCGCTGCCCGGGTTGCGGCGCGGTGACCGACCGGCCGCATCGGTTCTGCAGCGCGTGCTGGTCATCGCTCCAGTTCCTCACGCCGCCATGGTGCGCCGCGTGCCACACACCCTTCGCGTTCGATCGCGGGGCGGACGCGCGATGCGGCGACTGCCTCACCGCGCCGCCGCGACATGCCGGTCTCGACGCCGCGGTCGCCTACGGCGCCGTTGCCCGCACGGTGGCGCTCCGGCTTAAATATGCCGGGCGGGCGGCGTTCGCCGAGACCGCCGCGCGTCTGATGCTGCGACACCTTCCCGCGGATGCCGAGCTGATCGTTCCGGTGCCGCTGCATCGCTGGCGCTTATGGTCGCGCGGCTACAATCAGGCGGGGCTGATCGCGACCGCGCTGTCCCGCCTGTCGGGCGTCCCGGCGGACAATGGCGCCCTGGTGCGCCGTCACGCGACACCGGTGCTGCGCGGATTGGGCAGGGCGGGGCGTCGCCGCGCGGTATCGGGCGCGTTCGCGATCGCTCAAGGCGCCACGCTGCGGGGGCGCAGGATCGTGCTGGTCGACGATGTCCACACCAGCGGCGCAACAAGCGACGCCTGCGTGCGCGCGCTGCTGGCGGCGGGGGCGGCGCGGGTGAACGTCCTGTGTTGGGCGCGCGTGCTCGATCCGACCGCCGCGGATTGA
- a CDS encoding class I SAM-dependent methyltransferase, producing MSAPEIFDRAARRHRRDRAAPDYAAHDFLRAAMLDGITERLASVKRAFTDVLDLGSFDGAFVPPPGARITRLDSGHAFARTSGGVQADEDRLPFADASFDLVISAGILDQLNDVPGALALTRRVLKPDGLFLGAMLGAGSLSALRAALRAAETERPVARLHPQIDVRSAGDLLMRAGFALPVADTERLRVRYASIGRLLGDLRGMAATNVLATRHPLGRAALARAAAAFAGTADADGRTSETFEIVFLTGWSPSPDQPQPAKRGSATASLAAALRDRK from the coding sequence ATGTCCGCCCCCGAGATCTTTGACCGTGCGGCACGTCGGCACCGGCGCGACCGCGCGGCACCCGACTATGCGGCGCACGATTTCCTGCGGGCGGCGATGCTCGACGGCATCACCGAACGGCTGGCGTCGGTGAAGCGCGCGTTTACCGATGTGCTCGATCTCGGCAGTTTCGACGGCGCGTTCGTCCCGCCACCAGGCGCACGCATAACGCGGCTCGACTCTGGCCACGCCTTCGCGCGGACCAGCGGCGGCGTGCAGGCGGACGAGGATCGGCTGCCTTTCGCCGACGCGTCGTTCGACCTCGTGATATCCGCCGGCATACTCGATCAGCTCAACGACGTGCCCGGAGCGCTCGCGCTCACGCGTCGCGTACTGAAGCCGGACGGGCTGTTCCTCGGCGCGATGCTCGGGGCCGGCTCGCTGAGCGCGCTGCGCGCCGCGTTGCGTGCTGCCGAGACGGAACGTCCGGTGGCGCGGCTCCACCCGCAGATCGACGTTCGCTCGGCCGGTGATCTGCTGATGCGCGCCGGCTTTGCACTGCCCGTTGCGGATACCGAGCGACTGCGTGTGCGCTATGCGTCGATTGGACGGCTGCTGGGGGACCTTCGCGGCATGGCGGCGACCAACGTCCTTGCAACCCGCCATCCGCTCGGCCGCGCAGCGCTGGCGCGCGCTGCCGCCGCGTTCGCCGGGACGGCCGATGCCGATGGGCGGACGAGCGAGACGTTCGAGATCGTCTTTCTCACCGGCTGGTCGCCGTCCCCCGATCAGCCGCAGCCGGCGAAACGGGGCAGCGCGACGGCATCGCTTGCTGCCGCCTTACGCGACCGCAAGTAA
- a CDS encoding MerC domain-containing protein — protein sequence MTTTLRFDRSTGFDRLAIIVSGLCVVHCIASAVLVAMLSAVGGMLVDPIFHEIGLTVAIALGALGLGRGALQHGYLLPLGVGSLGLGMMAGAMTLPHDAGLMEHGEALWTIIGVGVLAFGHDLNRRADA from the coding sequence ATGACGACCACGCTTCGCTTTGACCGTTCGACCGGGTTTGATCGGCTGGCGATCATCGTATCCGGGCTGTGCGTCGTGCACTGCATCGCCAGCGCGGTGCTGGTGGCGATGCTTTCCGCGGTCGGCGGGATGCTGGTGGATCCGATCTTTCACGAGATCGGGCTGACAGTAGCGATCGCCCTTGGCGCTCTGGGGCTTGGGCGCGGGGCGTTGCAGCATGGTTATCTCCTGCCGCTCGGAGTCGGCTCGCTTGGGCTCGGGATGATGGCCGGCGCGATGACGCTGCCGCACGATGCCGGGCTGATGGAGCATGGCGAGGCGCTTTGGACGATCATCGGGGTCGGCGTGCTTGCCTTCGGCCACGATCTTAACCGACGCGCCGACGCCTGA
- a CDS encoding COX15/CtaA family protein: MLQPSPGFRVSARPRSLARWLYIVAALIVAMVAVGGITRLTESGLSITQWKPISGIIPPLNDAQWQAEFANYQRIPEYQQINQDMTLAGFKGIFFWEYVHRLLGRVIGLAFALPLLWFAVRRQIPRGFGWRLTVLLMLGGLQGAIGWWMVASGLSERTDVSHIRLATHLSAALLILGGIVWTALDLRTLAANPLARPARLHWLGSFALAMLALQIVLGAFTAGLDAGYAFSSWPLMGDAFFPADAPMLVPAWRNVVDNPVVVQFVHRWFAFAATGALVWLAMAARRRGAVNAWGAVILLVGLQIVLGIATLLSGVEIVVAVAHQVNAAILLIAAVAAAHALGHRHGAPLSTGTKQLVS, translated from the coding sequence ATGCTGCAGCCAAGCCCAGGTTTCCGCGTGTCCGCCCGCCCCCGCTCGCTCGCGCGATGGCTGTACATCGTCGCCGCGCTGATCGTCGCGATGGTGGCGGTCGGGGGCATCACGCGACTGACCGAATCAGGCCTGTCGATCACCCAATGGAAGCCGATCAGCGGCATCATCCCGCCACTCAATGACGCGCAATGGCAGGCGGAATTCGCCAACTATCAGCGCATCCCCGAATATCAGCAAATCAACCAGGACATGACGCTCGCCGGGTTCAAGGGCATCTTCTTCTGGGAATATGTCCATCGCCTGCTCGGCCGCGTCATCGGCCTCGCCTTCGCGCTGCCGCTCCTGTGGTTCGCGGTGCGCCGGCAGATCCCGCGCGGCTTCGGCTGGCGCCTGACGGTGCTTCTGATGCTCGGTGGGCTGCAGGGCGCCATCGGCTGGTGGATGGTCGCCTCCGGGCTGTCGGAGCGTACCGACGTCAGCCACATCCGGCTGGCGACGCATCTGTCGGCCGCGCTGCTGATCCTCGGCGGCATCGTCTGGACCGCACTCGATCTGCGCACTCTCGCCGCGAACCCGCTCGCGCGGCCCGCACGGTTGCACTGGCTGGGCAGCTTCGCGCTGGCGATGCTCGCACTCCAGATCGTGCTGGGCGCGTTCACGGCAGGGCTCGATGCGGGCTATGCGTTCAGCAGCTGGCCGCTGATGGGCGATGCTTTCTTCCCCGCCGATGCACCGATGCTGGTGCCGGCGTGGCGCAACGTCGTCGACAATCCCGTCGTGGTTCAGTTCGTTCACCGATGGTTCGCCTTCGCCGCCACCGGCGCGCTCGTGTGGCTCGCGATGGCGGCGCGGCGCCGCGGCGCAGTCAATGCTTGGGGCGCAGTGATCCTGCTCGTCGGGCTACAGATCGTTCTGGGGATCGCCACCCTGCTGAGCGGCGTCGAGATCGTCGTTGCCGTCGCCCATCAGGTTAACGCCGCGATCCTGCTGATCGCCGCGGTCGCCGCTGCACACGCGCTCGGACACAGGCATGGCGCGCCGCTCTCGACCGGAACGAAGCAGCTGGTATCATAA
- the rplM gene encoding 50S ribosomal protein L13, which yields MKALMKTTKAAKPAEVEKKWHIVDATDLVVGRAAVVIANVLRGKHKTSFTPHVDCGDNVIVINADKVKFTGNKLADKVYYKHTGYAGGIKGVTAAKVLEGRFPERVLEKAVERMIPRGPLGRQQMRNLRIFKGTEHPHEAQNPEVLDIAGMNRKNKVGA from the coding sequence ATGAAGGCGCTGATGAAGACCACCAAGGCGGCAAAGCCCGCCGAGGTGGAGAAGAAGTGGCACATTGTCGATGCCACCGATCTGGTGGTCGGCCGCGCTGCGGTGGTGATCGCCAACGTCCTGCGCGGCAAGCACAAGACGTCGTTCACCCCGCACGTCGATTGCGGTGACAACGTCATCGTGATCAACGCCGACAAGGTGAAGTTCACCGGCAACAAGCTGGCGGACAAGGTCTATTACAAGCACACCGGCTATGCCGGCGGCATCAAGGGCGTCACCGCCGCAAAGGTGCTAGAGGGTCGCTTCCCGGAGCGCGTGCTCGAGAAGGCCGTCGAGCGGATGATCCCGCGTGGCCCGCTCGGCCGCCAGCAGATGCGCAACTTGCGCATCTTCAAGGGCACCGAGCATCCGCACGAGGCGCAGAACCCCGAAGTTCTCGACATCGCCGGCATGAACCGCAAGAACAAGGTGGGCGCATAA
- the rpsI gene encoding 30S ribosomal protein S9 — translation MSDNRQSLSDLAALTQQSSQPASPAASSGDSSADAYLAGQVEAPTQPTTPLRQQELDKYGRAYATGRRKDAVARVWLKPGSGKITINGRDQETYFARPTLRLVINQVFGITEREGQYDVICTVKGGGLSGQAGAVKHGISQAITKYEPVLRAPVKAAGFLTRDSRTVERKKYGRAKARRSFQFSKR, via the coding sequence ATGTCCGACAATCGCCAGTCGCTTTCCGATCTCGCCGCGCTGACGCAGCAGTCGTCGCAGCCCGCTTCGCCCGCCGCCTCGTCGGGTGATTCGTCGGCCGATGCCTATCTCGCTGGACAGGTCGAGGCGCCGACGCAGCCGACCACGCCGCTGCGCCAGCAGGAGCTCGATAAGTACGGTCGCGCGTACGCCACCGGCCGCCGCAAGGACGCCGTCGCGCGCGTTTGGCTGAAGCCCGGCTCGGGCAAGATCACGATCAACGGTCGCGATCAGGAAACCTATTTCGCGCGTCCGACGCTGCGTCTCGTCATCAACCAGGTGTTCGGCATCACCGAGCGCGAGGGCCAGTATGACGTGATCTGCACCGTCAAGGGCGGCGGCCTGTCGGGCCAGGCCGGCGCGGTGAAGCACGGCATCAGCCAGGCGATCACCAAGTACGAGCCGGTCCTGCGTGCACCGGTGAAGGCGGCGGGCTTCCTCACCCGCGACAGCCGTACGGTCGAGCGCAAGAAGTACGGCCGCGCCAAGGCACGCCGCAGCTTCCAGTTCTCGAAGCGCTGA
- a CDS encoding TIGR02281 family clan AA aspartic protease produces MPTLADVTPHLPLIGALFGVVIVASLLRRIPIVGRIFGALTWLVLLGALAMVIVRRERFDPYLGSVARMLDLSSQQVAGEETRIRMSPDGHFWANVRFGGVDRRMLIDSGATVTALSLATAQAAGLDVREAGFPMLLRTANGTIRAQTADIAELRLGNVVARDLPVVVSPAFGNTDVLGMNFLSRLKSWRVEERTLIMTPHHPQPVTSG; encoded by the coding sequence ATGCCGACTCTCGCAGATGTTACCCCGCACCTTCCGCTGATCGGGGCGCTGTTCGGCGTCGTCATCGTCGCCAGCCTGCTGCGCCGGATCCCGATCGTTGGGCGCATCTTCGGCGCGCTGACGTGGCTCGTGCTGCTCGGCGCGCTGGCAATGGTGATCGTCCGGCGCGAGCGGTTCGATCCCTATCTCGGCAGCGTCGCCAGAATGCTCGATCTGTCGAGCCAGCAGGTGGCGGGTGAGGAAACGCGGATCCGCATGAGCCCCGACGGGCATTTCTGGGCCAACGTGCGCTTCGGTGGCGTGGATCGGCGGATGCTGATCGACAGCGGCGCCACCGTCACCGCGCTGTCGCTTGCCACCGCGCAGGCGGCCGGGCTCGACGTGCGTGAGGCGGGCTTTCCGATGCTGCTGCGCACGGCCAACGGCACGATCCGCGCGCAGACCGCCGACATCGCCGAGCTGCGGCTCGGAAACGTCGTGGCGCGCGATCTGCCGGTGGTCGTCTCGCCCGCGTTCGGAAACACCGACGTGCTCGGCATGAACTTCCTGTCACGCCTCAAATCATGGCGCGTCGAGGAGCGGACGCTGATCATGACGCCGCATCATCCGCAGCCCGTCACATCGGGATGA
- a CDS encoding ATP-binding cassette domain-containing protein: MSFDVDVCTRRAGRVVGATFRVPSGANALVGPSGAGKTSVLMMIAGLLKPDCGHVRVAERTLFDATQGIDLKPEHRRAGVVFQEPRLFPHLSVRRNLLYGAPDAGRLVEVAKTLDITTLLDRWPRTLSGGEARRVAIGRALLRDPDFLLLDEPLSSLDPARREEAMQAIERVRDELRLPMLIVTHDAAEAERLCARVIPM, encoded by the coding sequence ATGTCCTTTGACGTCGATGTCTGCACGCGCCGCGCCGGGCGCGTCGTCGGCGCGACGTTCCGAGTGCCGAGCGGCGCGAACGCGCTCGTCGGGCCATCGGGCGCGGGGAAGACCAGCGTCCTGATGATGATCGCGGGCCTGCTGAAGCCCGACTGCGGGCACGTCCGCGTCGCCGAGCGCACGTTGTTCGATGCAACGCAAGGCATCGATCTCAAGCCCGAGCACCGGCGCGCAGGCGTCGTCTTTCAGGAGCCGCGGCTCTTCCCGCATCTCTCGGTGCGCCGCAACCTGCTGTACGGCGCGCCCGATGCCGGACGGCTCGTCGAGGTGGCGAAGACGCTCGACATCACGACGCTGCTCGATCGTTGGCCGCGCACTTTGTCGGGGGGCGAGGCGCGGCGCGTAGCCATCGGGCGCGCGCTGCTGCGCGATCCCGATTTCCTGCTGCTCGACGAGCCGCTGTCGTCGCTCGATCCGGCGCGGCGCGAGGAGGCGATGCAGGCAATCGAGCGGGTGCGCGACGAGTTGCGATTGCCGATGTTGATCGTGACGCACGACGCTGCCGAGGCCGAGCGCCTGTGCGCGCGCGTCATCCCGATGTGA
- the modB gene encoding molybdate ABC transporter permease subunit, with translation MTGDLASIVWLSLLVGGVATAVTLPIAFGLAWLLARGRFAGKALLDALIHLPLVVPPVVTGWLLLLAFAPGGPIGAMLARLFGVSVLFRWTGAAIAAGVMALPLMVRAMRLSLEAVDRRLEQAARTLGAGWWRTFATITLPLSLPGVLAAAVLGFARSLGEFGATITFVSNVPGETQTLPLAIYAALQRPGGEDAVWRLAGVSVAISLVALLLSEWLARRQGRGLHVL, from the coding sequence GTGACCGGGGATCTCGCGTCAATCGTCTGGCTGTCGCTGCTCGTCGGCGGCGTCGCGACGGCGGTGACGCTGCCGATCGCCTTCGGGCTGGCTTGGCTGCTCGCGCGCGGGCGGTTCGCCGGCAAGGCCCTGCTCGACGCCTTGATTCACTTGCCGCTTGTCGTGCCACCGGTGGTGACGGGGTGGCTGCTTCTGCTCGCCTTTGCGCCGGGCGGGCCGATCGGGGCGATGCTCGCGCGGCTGTTCGGCGTCAGCGTGCTGTTCCGCTGGACCGGCGCCGCGATTGCGGCCGGTGTCATGGCCTTGCCGCTGATGGTGCGCGCGATGCGACTTTCGCTCGAGGCGGTCGATCGACGCCTCGAACAGGCGGCGCGGACGCTCGGCGCCGGGTGGTGGCGCACCTTTGCGACGATCACGCTGCCGCTATCGCTGCCGGGCGTGCTCGCCGCCGCCGTGCTCGGCTTCGCGCGATCGCTGGGCGAGTTCGGCGCCACCATCACCTTCGTGTCGAACGTGCCGGGCGAGACGCAGACGCTGCCGCTGGCGATCTATGCGGCGTTGCAGCGCCCGGGGGGCGAAGATGCGGTGTGGCGGCTCGCCGGTGTGTCGGTGGCGATCAGCCTCGTCGCGTTGCTGTTGTCGGAATGGCTCGCGCGACGGCAGGGACGGGGGCTGCATGTCCTTTGA
- the modA gene encoding molybdate ABC transporter substrate-binding protein gives MWLPALVLLLAGLLPVAARAQIRAPRVLAAASMQEALSDAADTWARRGHARPTLSFAASSALARQAAAGAPADIFVSADAEWMDDLAKRGLVVPGTRGVLAGNRLVVVAPKGSTRVGRLRGAALGRILGAGPLAMADPDAVPAGRYGRAALQRLGAWDAVRSKVVGAESVRAALALVERGAAPYGIVYATDVRVALGLMVAGVFPARSHPPIIYPIARLRGGRSAAAEGFRRFLLSPDGKAILRRHGFAAR, from the coding sequence ATGTGGCTGCCCGCGCTCGTGCTGCTCCTCGCGGGGCTGCTGCCGGTCGCTGCGCGCGCGCAAATACGTGCACCGCGGGTTCTCGCCGCAGCGAGCATGCAGGAGGCGCTTAGCGATGCCGCGGACACCTGGGCGAGGCGCGGTCACGCGCGGCCGACGTTGTCGTTCGCCGCATCATCCGCGCTCGCGCGTCAGGCGGCGGCGGGGGCGCCAGCGGACATCTTCGTGTCGGCCGACGCCGAGTGGATGGACGATCTCGCAAAGCGCGGACTCGTCGTGCCCGGCACCCGCGGGGTGCTGGCAGGCAATCGCCTCGTCGTCGTCGCGCCGAAAGGCAGTACGCGGGTCGGGCGATTGCGGGGCGCGGCGCTCGGACGGATCCTTGGGGCTGGTCCGCTAGCAATGGCCGATCCCGATGCCGTACCGGCGGGGCGCTATGGCCGGGCGGCGCTGCAGCGGCTGGGCGCATGGGATGCCGTGCGATCGAAGGTGGTGGGTGCCGAGAGCGTGCGTGCCGCACTCGCGCTGGTCGAGCGCGGCGCGGCGCCCTACGGCATCGTCTACGCGACCGACGTGCGGGTCGCCCTTGGCCTGATGGTCGCCGGCGTCTTTCCCGCGCGCAGCCACCCGCCGATCATCTATCCGATCGCGCGATTGCGCGGCGGCCGCAGCGCGGCTGCGGAGGGCTTTCGCCGCTTCCTGCTATCGCCGGACGGCAAGGCGATCCTGCGCCGACACGGCTTCGCCGCGCGTTGA
- the ettA gene encoding energy-dependent translational throttle protein EttA: MAVQYTYVMKGLTKTFPGANKPVLNNIHLQFIPGAKIAIIGPNGSGKSTLMKIMGGIDTDFTGEAWAAEGVKVGYLPQEPQLDPDKTVIENVRLGAGPIAAMVDRFNAISAEMGDPKDDTDFDALMEEMGDLQAKIDAADGWSLDSQLEQAMEAMRCPPSDSPVTNLSGGERRRVALVRLLLEKPDILLLDEPTNHLDAESVSWLENFLKEYTGNVILVTHDRYFLDNVVNWVLELDRGRYYTYESNYSGYLEKKAKRLEQEEREEAGKQKAIADELAWMRQTPKARQTKSKARIRAFDELMEKQESRVASKAAILIQLPERLGGKVIEAKGLTKSYGDKLLFENLDFMLPPGGIVGVIGPNGAGKSTLFKLITGQDKPDGGTIEVGSTVKLGYVDQSRDDLDPNKNVWQEISDELEVFRFGKQEMGTRAYVGAFNFRGPDQQKKVGQLSGGERNRVHMAKMLKEGGNVLLLDEPTNDLDVETLRALEEALETFAGCAVVISHDRFFLDRLCTHILAFEGDSHVEWFEGNFEAYEEDKRRRLGDAADRPTRLAYKKLTR, translated from the coding sequence AACATCCACCTGCAGTTCATCCCGGGCGCGAAGATCGCGATCATCGGCCCGAACGGGTCGGGCAAGTCGACGCTGATGAAGATCATGGGCGGGATCGATACCGACTTCACCGGTGAGGCCTGGGCGGCCGAGGGCGTGAAGGTCGGCTATCTGCCGCAGGAGCCGCAGCTCGACCCCGACAAGACGGTGATCGAGAACGTGCGCCTGGGTGCGGGGCCGATCGCGGCGATGGTCGATCGTTTCAACGCGATCTCGGCCGAGATGGGCGATCCCAAGGACGACACCGACTTCGACGCGCTGATGGAGGAAATGGGCGATCTCCAGGCGAAGATCGATGCCGCCGACGGCTGGAGCCTCGATTCGCAGCTGGAACAGGCGATGGAGGCGATGCGCTGCCCACCGTCGGACTCGCCGGTGACCAACCTGTCGGGCGGCGAGCGGCGCCGCGTGGCGCTGGTTCGGCTGCTGCTCGAGAAGCCCGACATCCTGCTGCTCGACGAGCCGACCAACCACCTCGACGCCGAGAGCGTCAGCTGGCTGGAGAATTTCCTCAAGGAATATACCGGCAACGTCATCCTCGTCACCCACGACCGCTACTTCCTCGACAACGTCGTCAACTGGGTGCTCGAGCTCGATCGCGGGCGCTACTATACCTACGAATCGAACTATTCGGGCTATCTGGAGAAGAAGGCCAAGCGGCTCGAACAGGAGGAGCGCGAGGAGGCGGGCAAGCAGAAGGCGATCGCCGACGAGCTCGCCTGGATGCGGCAGACCCCCAAGGCACGCCAGACCAAGAGCAAGGCGCGTATCCGCGCGTTCGACGAGCTGATGGAGAAGCAGGAGAGTCGTGTCGCTTCCAAGGCTGCGATCCTGATTCAGCTGCCCGAGCGGCTCGGCGGCAAGGTGATCGAGGCCAAGGGGCTGACCAAGTCGTACGGCGACAAGCTGTTGTTCGAGAACCTCGACTTCATGCTGCCGCCGGGCGGGATCGTCGGCGTGATCGGGCCGAACGGCGCGGGCAAGTCGACGCTGTTCAAGCTCATCACCGGGCAGGACAAGCCCGATGGCGGGACGATCGAGGTCGGCTCGACGGTTAAGCTCGGCTACGTCGACCAGAGCCGCGACGATCTCGATCCGAACAAGAACGTCTGGCAGGAAATCTCCGACGAGCTCGAGGTCTTCCGCTTCGGCAAGCAGGAGATGGGGACGCGCGCCTATGTCGGTGCGTTCAATTTCCGCGGGCCGGATCAGCAGAAGAAGGTCGGCCAGCTGTCGGGCGGTGAGCGCAACCGCGTGCACATGGCCAAGATGCTGAAGGAGGGCGGCAACGTCCTGCTGCTCGATGAGCCGACCAACGACCTCGACGTCGAGACGCTGCGCGCGCTCGAAGAGGCGCTGGAGACGTTCGCCGGTTGCGCCGTGGTCATCAGCCACGACCGCTTCTTCCTCGATCGGCTCTGCACGCACATCCTGGCATTCGAGGGCGACAGCCATGTCGAGTGGTTCGAAGGCAATTTCGAGGCGTATGAGGAGGACAAGCGGCGTCGTCTGGGCGACGCGGCGGATCGTCCGACGCGGCTGGCGTACAAGAAGCTGACGCGCTGA